A genome region from Gossypium hirsutum isolate 1008001.06 chromosome A04, Gossypium_hirsutum_v2.1, whole genome shotgun sequence includes the following:
- the LOC121228051 gene encoding receptor-like protein 53 → MGSIPSTLGNLTKITFLDISGNMFQGQIPDVFGNLNDLSSMDFSHNNFSGFLPSSTFNLTILTFMDFSSNFLQGTLPNNVRGLSYLRELHLNENLLNDRVPGWLFSLPSLNWLDLNSNKLNGPIDPIQEPNLVQYGDLSENEIQGPIPDSFFDIVNLIDLHISSNNLSGNIKSFELVKLKNLRLLDLPYNSLLSLTSCNNGANSTLPMIIEFHFPSCNMQHFPSFLNASKYLQVLDLSNNQIHGSITKWEAEGWEILITLNLYMNFMTGIEQVPGKHLSALDLRSNSLQGPLPALPQSLLYFLISDNELVGELPPTICNSSSLVVLDLSKNKLGGIVPNCLGNFRRLTVLDLRSNYFRGKIPTTYLRYSSLRTLNLNDNQLEGSIPQSLTNCYSLEV, encoded by the coding sequence ATGGGGTCAATCCCTTCAACACTTGGAAACCTCACAAAAATCACTTTCTTGGATATCTCAGGCAACATGTTCCAAGGGCAAATTCCAGATGTTTTTGGGAACTTAAACGATCTAAGTTCCATGGACTTTTCTCATAATAATTTCAGTGGGTTCTTACCATCATCAACATTTAACCTCACCATTCTTACTTTCATGGACTTCTCTTCCAATTTCCTTCAGGGCACCCTTCCCAACAACGTACGTGGACTTTCATATCTAAGAGAACTCCACTTAAATGAAAACTTGCTTAATGACAGAGTACCAGGTTGGTTGTTTAGTCTACCATCTTTGAATTGGTTGGACCTCAACTCTAACAAACTTAATGGTCCCATTGACCCAATTCAAGAGCCTAATCTAGTCCAATATGGCGATTTGTCAGAGAATGAAATCCAAGGACCAATTCCAGATTCTTTCTTTGACATTGTGAACCTTATTGATCTTCACATTTCATCAAATAACTTGAGTGGCAATATCAAGTCATTCGAGCTTGTGAAGCTTAAGAATCTAAGGTTACTTGATCTTCCATATAACAGCTTACTATCATTAACTAGCTGCAATAATGGTGCCAATTCTACACTGCCCATGATAATTGAGTTTCATTTCCCTTCTTGCAACATGCAACATTTCCCAAGCTTCTTGAATGCATCCAAGTACTTGCAAGTTTTAGATCTTTCTAATAACCAAATTCATGGTTCTATTACAAAATGGGAAGCCGAAGGATGGGAGATCTTGATTACTTTGAACTTGTATATGAACTTCATGACTGGCATAGAGCAAGTTCCTGGGAAGCATCTATCAGCTCTCGATCTTCGTTCAAATTCACTTCAAGGACCACTTCCAGCTTTACCACAGTCATTGCTTTATTTCTTAATCTCAGACAATGAGTTGGTTGGAGAATTACCTCCTACTATTTGCAATTCGAGTTCTCTTGTTGTACTTGACTTATCCAAGAATAAGTTGGGTGGGATTGTTCCAAACTGTCTTGGCAATTTTAGACGTCTCACAGTTCTGGATTTGAGATCGAATTACTTTCGCGGAAAAATTCCAACAACATACCTCAGATATAGTTCATTGAGAACACTTAACCTCAATGACAACCAACTTGAAGGATCAATTCCACAATCATTGACGAACTGCTACAGTTTGGAAGTTTAG
- the LOC107948490 gene encoding photosystem II 10 kDa polypeptide, chloroplastic, with amino-acid sequence MAASVMASSVTLKPSFNVEKSGVRGVPSLARSPSSFKVEASGGKKIKTDKPYGINGGMNLRDGLDASGRKGKGKGVYQYVDKYGANVDGYSPIYNTNDWSPSGDVYVGGTTGLAIWAVTLAGILAGGALLVYNTSALAQ; translated from the exons ATGGCTGCCTCAGTTATGGCTTCTTCAGTTACCCTCAAGCCTTCATTCAATGTTGAGAAATCTGGTGTAAGAGGGGTTCCTTCCCTTGCTAGGTCCCCTTCTTCTTTCAAGGTTGAAGCCAGTGGTGGCAAGAAGATCAAGACCGACAAGCCTTATG GAATCAATGGTGGTATGAACTTGAGGGATGGTCTTGATGCCTCTGGAAGGAAGGGTAAG GGAAAGGGTGTTTACCAATATGTTGACAAATATGGTGCTAACGTCGATGGGTACAG TCCTATCTACAACACCAACGACTGGTCTCCCAGTGGTGATGTTTATGTTGGCG GTACTACCGGATTGGCAATCTGGGCGGTTACCCTAGCCGGAATTCTTGCCGGTGGTGCACTTCTTGTTTACAATACAAGTGCTTTGGCGCAGTAG